The Gemmatimonadaceae bacterium genome has a window encoding:
- the gyrB gene encoding DNA topoisomerase (ATP-hydrolyzing) subunit B, with protein sequence MSTSADQSGARYDAGQIQVLKGLEAVRKRPGMYIGSTSERGLHHLVYEVVDNSIDEALAGYADDIAVAIHADNSITVSDNGRGIPVDIHPIEKIPGVELAMTVLHAGGKFDKSSYKVSGGLHGVGVSVVNALSEDLKVWVKRDGKEHYMDFRRGDTHTQLKVLRDVPKNETGTTVWFKPDPQIFTELVYRYETLALRLRELSFLNKGVVIALKDERPGQERAETFHAKGGLKEFVQHLNAARKNLHPEVLYLDTSKDDIGIELALQYNDGYNDTTFSFVNNINTHEGGTHLTGFKAALTRVINSYAQKGNFLKKADFSLSGEDAREGLTAVLSVKVREPQFEGQTKTKLGNSEVESAVKTEVGEWLSNYLEEHPRTANIIVEKAVSAARAREAARKARDLTRRKSALDVGNLPGKLADCSLTDPALCELYLVEGDSAGGSAKQGRKREFQAILPLRGKIINVEKARIDKVLSNEEIRTIITAVGAGIKEEFTLESARYHKIIIMTDADVDGAHIRTLLLTFFYRQMPELIEAGFVYIAQPPLYRVAKGKEEYYAFDEKERDDLIKRLGNGEGKTSVNVQRYKGLGEMNADQLFDTTMDPEKRTLLKVNIEDSVLADQMFQTLMGDEVEPRRLFIEANAKFVRNLDI encoded by the coding sequence ATGAGCACATCAGCGGACCAGTCCGGAGCGCGGTACGACGCCGGCCAGATTCAGGTTCTCAAGGGGCTGGAGGCGGTTCGCAAACGTCCCGGGATGTACATCGGTTCGACCTCGGAGCGCGGCCTGCACCATCTGGTCTACGAGGTGGTGGACAACTCGATCGACGAAGCGCTGGCGGGCTACGCGGACGACATCGCGGTGGCCATCCACGCCGACAACTCGATCACCGTGTCGGACAACGGGCGCGGCATTCCGGTGGACATCCATCCCATCGAGAAGATTCCCGGCGTCGAGTTGGCGATGACGGTGCTGCACGCCGGCGGCAAGTTCGACAAGAGTTCGTACAAGGTGTCGGGCGGCCTGCACGGCGTGGGCGTGTCGGTGGTGAACGCGCTGAGCGAAGATCTGAAGGTGTGGGTGAAGCGCGACGGGAAGGAGCACTACATGGACTTCCGGCGCGGCGACACGCACACCCAGCTCAAGGTGCTGCGCGACGTGCCCAAGAATGAGACGGGCACCACGGTGTGGTTCAAGCCCGACCCGCAGATCTTCACCGAACTGGTCTACCGCTACGAGACGCTGGCCCTGCGGCTGCGCGAGCTGTCGTTCCTGAACAAGGGCGTGGTGATCGCGCTCAAGGACGAGCGGCCGGGCCAGGAGCGCGCCGAGACCTTCCACGCCAAGGGCGGCCTCAAGGAATTCGTGCAGCACCTGAACGCGGCGCGCAAGAACCTGCACCCCGAGGTGCTGTACCTGGACACGAGCAAGGACGACATCGGGATCGAACTCGCGCTCCAGTACAACGACGGGTACAACGACACCACGTTCTCGTTCGTCAACAACATCAACACGCACGAGGGCGGCACGCACCTCACGGGGTTCAAGGCCGCGCTCACGCGGGTGATCAATTCGTACGCGCAGAAGGGCAACTTCCTCAAGAAGGCCGACTTCTCGCTGTCCGGCGAGGACGCGCGCGAGGGGCTCACCGCCGTGCTCTCGGTCAAGGTCCGCGAGCCGCAGTTCGAGGGCCAGACCAAGACCAAGCTCGGCAACTCCGAAGTGGAGAGCGCGGTGAAGACGGAGGTGGGCGAGTGGTTGTCCAACTACCTCGAGGAGCACCCGCGCACGGCCAACATCATCGTCGAGAAGGCGGTGTCGGCGGCCCGGGCGCGCGAGGCGGCGCGCAAGGCGCGCGACCTCACGCGCCGCAAGTCGGCGCTCGACGTGGGCAACCTGCCCGGCAAGCTCGCCGACTGCTCGCTCACCGACCCCGCGCTCTGCGAGCTCTACCTCGTGGAGGGCGACTCGGCCGGCGGCTCGGCCAAGCAGGGGCGCAAGCGCGAGTTCCAGGCCATCCTGCCGTTGCGCGGCAAGATCATCAACGTGGAGAAGGCGCGCATCGACAAGGTGCTGTCCAACGAGGAGATCCGGACCATCATCACCGCGGTGGGCGCCGGCATCAAGGAAGAGTTCACCCTCGAATCGGCGCGCTACCACAAGATCATCATCATGACCGACGCCGACGTGGACGGCGCGCACATCCGCACCCTGCTCCTCACCTTCTTCTACCGGCAGATGCCGGAGCTGATCGAGGCCGGGTTCGTGTACATCGCGCAGCCGCCGCTGTATCGCGTGGCCAAGGGCAAGGAGGAGTACTACGCGTTCGACGAGAAGGAGCGCGACGACCTCATCAAGCGGCTGGGCAACGGCGAGGGCAAGACGTCGGTGAACGTGCAGCGCTACAAGGGCCTGGGCGAGATGAACGCCGACCAGCTGTTCGACACGACGATGGATCCCGAGAAGCGCACGCTGCTCAAGGTCAACATCGAGGATTCGGTGCTGGCCGACCAGATGTTCCAGACGCTCATGGGCGACGAGGTCGAGCCGCGGCGCCTGTTCATCGAAGCGAACGCGAAGTTCGTGCGGAATCTGGATATCTGA
- a CDS encoding DUF721 domain-containing protein, with the protein MTERKRGKPTRLSELLPGVLDESGLKARLEQAVVITDWASIVGKDIAKVAQPISISRQGVLTVAVTNAAWMTELAMMELELLRVINEKSGRAKVDRIRWRLVR; encoded by the coding sequence GTGACGGAACGCAAGCGCGGCAAGCCGACGCGGCTGAGCGAGCTGTTGCCGGGCGTGCTCGACGAGAGCGGGCTCAAGGCGCGGCTGGAACAGGCGGTGGTGATCACCGACTGGGCGTCGATCGTGGGCAAGGACATCGCGAAGGTGGCGCAGCCGATTTCGATCTCGCGGCAGGGGGTGTTGACGGTGGCGGTCACCAACGCCGCGTGGATGACGGAGTTGGCGATGATGGAGCTGGAACTGCTGCGCGTGATCAACGAGAAATCGGGCCGAGCGAAGGTGGACCGGATCCGGTGGCGGCTGGTGCGCTAA